The DNA window TCCTACGGTACGCCAGGACACTTTCATTCTCAGCGGTCATGTGATTTACGTCCTTTGTAATTAGTCAGTAAAATATGtacattaatttttttagaacaCTAGTTGAATTGGACGGATTGCATGTGAACGGAAAAAGAGGTGACTTGTTGGAGTCTACGAAAAAATCGGCCACGGCGCATGCGTCTGATCAAATTTCATCATCAGCGGCGTCCGCCTCGAATGCAACGAAGCGGAAGAAttacgcgtcgtcgagactgCTCTCTTGGCTAAATAGGTAAGACGGAGCTGATTTTTTGGCAAGGCAACGTTCCTAGGGCGCTCGCGACGCTAAAAACGCTCGAATGGGGCCCCCAATGTCCCCTGGCTAAGCGTTTGGTCTCGCGTGCTATCTTCCTATTTGGGCGTTCAAAGCGAATGCATGGGAGCCGCAAAGAACGCTCGGAAAAAATCTTTCGCGaagaggggccccttttctGGCCACGTGGCGAGCGCCAGTCTCGCTTCGCTCTCCCTTCGTGCGTCACGCACGATCGAAACCCCTAGAGCATCCCTCGTCTCCAAATTCTCACGTGGCGCGTGTGCGTTGCACACGAACCGCTAAGCGTACGTCGAAGCAAGCGGATTACAGCGCTGATCGAATATCCGCGCTTTAGCTAATCTTTCGTACACTCCCAGTTTTAACGACTATGTTATCAACTACTGTACagttctctctctttctctttagtcTTCTCGACGCTGCTAACCGGCTCGTCTTGCAGCGGAAGACCTCATTCATATTGGGTTCTCTCGCAAATGCCTACGAGCCAACTTCCAACCGAAATGGGAAAGAACGTCtgcgcgcgcgttttttttttaatttttttaattttttgcatgGAAATAGTTGTAGATGCATTTAGCTTTTGATCTCCAGGGTATCTGGAGACAAAAGCAACGCGCTTTAGCTTAGGGACGCTTAGGGACTTGCGTGCGCGTGCACCGCAGTCCCTgagctaacgcgcgcgcttATTTTGCAATAAAAGTAGGAAAAACGatgttcaaaattttattcaaaatatcccggatgcaacaattaaaataaaaaagtcctcctcctctttcctcctcctcctccctctTGGTTGTCCCTGGGTCGTCGCTCCTGCGCTGCCACCTGACCCCCATAGGAGGCCAAGcggtgagactgagactgcagtccccacagtgaactttaacccaagtccacagggggtaggcacattaacctccagccaccaaggagggagactttaacccaagtccccaggggagAGCgcattaacctccagcccacaaggagggagactttgcccaagtccccagggtgaactttaacccaagtccacagggggaCAGCTGATTAACCTCCGGCTGCCagggagggagactttaacccaagtccccagggtgatgtcttcgtctacatcttcttctttctgcatctaATATCGTCGGATTGGTTGATCCGttggggagaggagagaactaaaattcaaattgaaacCAGTGCACTCAAATCTACTGTCTTATTTACCTTGAATGACTTGAGGAACGccgtggaggaggagggaattgATCCATGTATTGATATAggcatctacaaaaaatgtCGATTTCAGCCAAAATTTGAGGTGTGAGGTCCTTTTGGTGTCGCGAGGTCAAACAGGCAACCCATCCCCATTgttttataaagaaatcttaggaatcggagaggtcaccaaaatgaccaaaaaccatgaactatagttcacggttgcttaaaaatctcaactcacggatttctaaataaacgcgctagatctactctactttatCAGTAGAACAACCCTACGAGGTCAAACGGTTCGTAGGAATCGAATTTCACACGAAAAACGACCCCTTTCCGGTACGCATTAATATCAGACACGCCCCTCGAAAAAGCAACATATTTGGCGCTGTCGACAAATTTGAGACCGTGGAACTAACTAGGTACTTCAGCTCTATCGTTCGACATAGAAAATTTGGAGTTCTGAGAGATAGGgtttttgaccaaaaaccatggactatagttcacggttgcttaaaaatctcaacttacggattttcaaataaacgcgctagatctactctattTTATCAGTAGAACAACCCTACGAGGTCAAATGGTTCGTACGAATCGAATTTCACACGAAAAACGACCCCTTTCCGGTACGCATTAATATCAGACACGCCCCTCGAAAAAGCAACATATTTGGCGCTGTCGACAAATTTGAGACCGTGGAACTAACTAGGTACTTCAGCTCTATCGTTCGACATAGAAAATTTGGAGTTCTGAGAGATAGGgtttttgaccaaaaaccatggactatagttcacggttgcttaaaaatctcaactcacggattttcaaataaacgcgctagatctactctattTTATCAGTAGAACAACACTACGAGGTCAAACAGTTCGTAAGGATCGAAtttcacacgaaaaaagaccCGCTTCCGGTCACACTAGTATCAGCCACGCCTCTCAAAAAAAGCAACATAGTTGGAGCGGTAGACAAATTTGGGACCGTGGAACTAACTAGATACTTTAGCTCTATCGCTTGACATAGAAAATTCGGAGATCTGAGAGATAGAGCTTTTGATCTAAAACCATGAACTAACTAtatatagttcacggttgccTAAAAACCTGACCTCGCCGATTTCCGAATAAACGCcctagatctactctactttatCAGTAGATCAATCCTATGAGGTCAAACAGTTCGTACGAGTCAAATTTCATACTGAAAAAGACTCACTTCCTGTACGCATTAATATTAGCCACGCCTCTcaaaaaaagccaaaaatgATAGACCGATTTGAGACCGTGAAGTTATCAAGATACTtaatttttcgacgttctAAAAGAGACCATCGTTCTCATCAACTTACAAAAGCCATTGTTGCTCTTAATTGCCTATAAATCTCATTGTCTACATCAGGCCCGATTTTTCAATAACCGTGCTAGATCTACTCATTCGCCTTGCTATGCGTGTCGGGCACAGATTTCAAGGGTACAGGGCGAACGGGCAAAAAAGGACAAGGAGGGGTCCCCTTCGTTTTTTGGAAACGAAATCGTCTGTTTTTACCTGTCTTTTCACGCTACAAAGTGCTCTTTGCTTGAAAACTTCCTTGCGCGTCTTGGCGAGGAGCGAGAACGGCGATCGAAAGCGCGCACGGCATTCGCGAGTCCTAAAGAGGTCCCCAATAGTCTTTCCACCGCCGAAATAATTATATGTTACCTTTAAATTCGTTCCGGCGCTTTTTCGTtgctttttcgacgttttttcgcCGGCGAAACGCAAATTCGAAAATACGAATGACGGGCATGCGCAGAGCGCTCTCACGTGACATGCTAAATGAATTAATCTGTCGAACTGTATATATTCGTTGACACAAAAGCTTGTACACAGTGCTACTTAATAATAGTACTTATACCTTTGAACTACAACTGCATTCAAAAGTTTTGCTTCGGCCAATGTCTGCTGCTCATCCGTGAGCTCTTTGTtcggaaacgtcgtcataaGCACGTAATTCGACCCCGCGGGAGAAGAACTAAAACaagaacgattttttctgtaTAAAAAAACCACCATATCTATGCAGCTTACCTGTCCACAACCGCCCTTATGTCTCGTATATAATGACTGTGATTGAATTTCTGCACCAGTCTAGAAGAAGGAATACTATTTGAGAGATACGTGGGCCCTATAAAGGAACCTGGGTCCGTTTCCCAGTCGAATCTGCACTGCAGTGATAGGCTGGGACTCGTCCACGTGCACAGAAGAAGGCGGATTGACAGGAGCCTCAGCTTGAGGCTCCGGCACCGAAGACACGACATCAGGAACTGgactagagaaaaataataataaaaaaaacatgACTATAATataatcattattattacctTCCAAGTTTGTGGCCTTCTCCTCTGAACGCCTtcagcgtcttcttcggcggCGCGTAGTTCTCCTGCCTTCGATCTTCCACGTTGagatcgacttcgtctcCCTGGACGGCGGCTATCAATTCCTGAGGAATCATCCTGGAGAAGTGTGAACGATATCTTCGACGGTTTTATTTTATATCTGCTTAATACTCTCTGGCTACGCTGTGAAGAAACAATCGGTCTGCGTCCGTGCTTCCGTCTCTCAGTGGACCGTCGTCAATGGTGAACCCGTTTTGCCAAAATCTCAACGTTTGTCTGATCTAAtagcgagaaaaaattcaccGAATAGAGTCTCGCTTCTACAAGTCGCAACTTACCTGTCCCTGCTTGGAAGCGGACGTAAACGGTTCGCCTACGATTTTCACGGTATCTCCTTCTGTCTCGCCAAGGCGATACCCTAGGAGACGACGATAAGACAAATATATGAGCTAATAGATTCTTATTCTTCTTGTGGTACCTGCTCCTCTGAATGCATTCGATTTTGCCGCCGCTTGTCGACGCATTTCTTCCTCTCGCTCTTCGTCCTCTAGCGTCTTCGCACCCTGCCTATAGTCGAGTGTATTGAGACAAAGCCACTAAGACGAGATCCTTTTACTTTTTTCCAGCGTCGAAAACCGCTTGAGCCATGCTCTTCGGATCGGCCTTCTTCCGCGGTGGACCCGATATCATCTGCCCACTAGAACACCCATAGATAAATCAGGATGCCTAACTCTGTACGTACACGTACTATACAATAATAAAAGTAGAGACTCACTTTAGCTCCGGTAATGTCGCCTAGACGCTGTTGCCTGTTTTTCTAAAACTGCATTATTTCTCTTACGCACCGAGATACAGTTCAGTGAAACCTCAAAGGATGACGATGTGATCATGCAGAGCGAGACAAGAGGCCAGCCGTAGCTTGCTACGAGCGAAGTCGATTGCTGAACAGCTTCTTGTTCGAGTCTTTGACGATGTAATGAGCGATTTGATGCAGAGAAATGTCGCTACGAGTCGCCGTTGGGAAGTAGAGCGAGCTGACATGATAAAGAACGGTGTAACGGTAAGAGGACCCACCGAGCCGACGCGAGTACGAACAACCAGAAATTTACCTCCATAAATTAAAGCGTGAGGTTTCTTGCGGGCTTCTGCGGCTTCTCTGCGAGGAAAGAAACGCAACTGGCATGAGGAGATTAaagcgatcacgtgattactCGTAAGCCTTCACATATGTTTTGTTTTTGAGCGTACAGGCACAAAAGATACTACAGTATTCCAAAAATTTTAAAAGCTATGCATACCGAAAAAAAGTTGAAATATAAGAAAAGTTCACAAAGCAGTGCGTATTAGGACAAAAGCTGAAAGTAAGGTACTCttccaaagaaaacataCAGTCAAACAGGATAAATAAAATCTACTGAAAAGACTACAAAAGCCTAGGTAAAAGGTGATATCAAATAATGAAAATGAGAGTGCCCGAAAAGCGACACAGGCACATGTAGATCGGCTACAACACGTCGTTAAGCGACGGAAACGCCACGTCTTCACTTGCAAATATAGGAGGGGGATATGAAACAAGCTTACAGCAGATTAAATGTGTCCACGTGCAAGACCACATACCTGCTATTTACGATAAAGAGGATATACAAAAATTTTAATCAGCCGCGTCGTATAGCACTTCGATGTCATTTCTTTGTGAAGATGGAATTTTCGCGTACTCGTTTTCCTCGTCAGCGGCTTTCCCGCTTTCTATCTTTTCATATACTCTTTCTTCATCACTGGAAAAGATGGGCTTGTCGTTTTCGGGACCGAAAGCAGGATTGACTATGTAAACACCGCTAGTCGCTTTCATAGACGCCGGTTTTCGATCAATATACCTACTTATATGGTAGATTATATGGTACATTCAGAAGAAATATTCTACAATAACCTGGTCGGTTTCGTATGCTTGCTGTTCCTTTTCACAACCACAACAACCACGATAACAATCACTAGCAACAAAACAACGCCACCTCCTGCAGCACTACCAACTATGATCCACTTTGAGGCTGCGAAGAGCAAGAATTAGGCTATACTCAAATACCTAAACTATCATGCACTTTGCTGTACCATCGGAACTAATTCGAGGACATTGGCCTGTTGGCGAACAGTGCACCGTTaatgaaatcgtcgccaaTCCAGTTAGGGAAGGTTTTCCACCATCCTTCGCTGATACTTGAAGCTCGTACGAGGAGTAAGCATTCGAATCCAACTCTTTAGCTAAGGAGACTTCGGCAGTCAACGAGTCAATGGTGAAATAATCCTGAGTCATTTCCATGCTGTACATCACCTCTCCGTTGCTTCCTAGAAAACAATAGCAAAGTGATACGCGCATAATTCAACGAAAAAACTTTACCTgaatcggcgtcgattgCACTGGTGTTGACGACGCTGAAACTGCGAGGCAATCCGACAACAACGTCCGATGGAGTATATACCTCTTTGCTGAACATAGGCGAATTGTCGTTAACGTCACTCAAAGAAATAACGGCGATCGTTTCAGACGTCCGGAGAACTGGCTGAGTCAGACTTGCTACTATGGCGACTGTGATTTCCCTGACAAATTCGTAATCCAACTGGACCGAATTCGCTACTTGGAGAACTCCGGAGTTGGTTATGGTAAACGCATTGGCACGGCTACCCGATTTGAATTCCTGGCTTCTTATTGAATACATGACGTTGGTGCTAGGCTTTCCGTCAACAAGAGCTTTGACACTCAAAACAGAAGAGCCGTCGGGTGAGTTCTCTTGTAAAGTTGTGCTGTAATGTTCTCGATCAAATAGTGGCCTCTTGGCACTCGTTTTGTTCacaaaaaagagaacggtCACTTGGCCATATAGGCTCGGGTTCTGTGTATCCAGAGCTCTGATAACAAGAGTGTACGTGTCCGTTACGTAATAGTTGAGCACCGCATCATCTGACAGATAGATTTCAACAGCACCGGCGGAAGAACGTTTAATCGCAAATACACGTACGTCTTCCGATTCACTGGTATTCAATTAGGGTGCGATCTGAACCGACATCTGAATCAGTCGCTGTCAAAGACAACAGCATCTCGCCTCCTTTTGTTTGCTCTCCGACAAGAAAGGCATACTGACGTTGTTTAAATTCTGGAGCGTTATCGTTGACGTTCGTGACAGATATCCTGACCGTAGCGACAGTGACGGCACCAGGAACGTCGGACGTCTGCATGTGCAAGAATGTTGACGTTGTACTCCTTCTGTTGCTCGTAATCTAATGCTTTGCTCAAGGAGAGGATGCCGGTTTTCGCGTGTACACTGAAAGGAAGAGATTCGGCGTAGTAAAGACTGTACGAAATGCGACTAGCATTGAGCTGAGTCGCGCGTAGCGACAAACGCGGTGTGACGGGAACAAGAGACTGAACTGGAGCATCTTCGGCAAGACGTGCAACTCCTTTCGAACTGACAAACTCAAACTCATCAGAGATAGTGACGGTCAGACGAAAGGTGCAAGATTTCGGTCTTGACGATTGATCTCGAGCTGTTACAGAAAATGTTGCCAAGTTAAACAAGCCAGGCGGCTTTGGCGGAGAGAATCACGTCTGCTCCTGTCGAATCATTCGTCACCACATCGAAGAGGTTTCTTGATAGAGAAGTTGACTGGAAGTTTGTCAGAGTGTAAGATAGTCTGCCAGCTGCACCGCTATCGACGTCAGTTGCTTCCAGAGTAAATAACGCCGAGCTTGCATTAGTCGTATAGGGAAGAGAAGTTGTTAGACTTCCTGGTATACATTGTGGAGCGTTATTGAGCGATATGACTTTTACGTCGATCTTTTCTCTCGTGTGGCACTGAGGCTGACCGTGATCAGATGCAACCACAATTAGAATGTAAGATTCGTCTCCAACAGACCGAGCTAGAGTAATCAATCCACTTTGGGAATCGATGTTGAACCGATCTGAGGCCAATGCATCCAGAGAATACTTCACTATTCCATTTGGTGAAGCTTTGCCGTCTTTATCAATTGCACTCAATCGAACAACATTCGTTCCTATAGGAGCCATTTCACTGACATCGACAGACGAGGAAAGgccgacgaaaacgggaCAGTGAATATTCGGTTGAGTCACGGTCAGAGATATTTGAAGATTACCGGTCAATGATGGCACTCCGCTGTCGGTCGCAGAGAGAGTaaacaagaaaacgtcgccaaCAAAGCTACGCAACGATGCTGCCGTGACGATAACACCCGTTTGAGTGTCAACTTTGAACAGGGAATGACGGCCATCTGAGCTTGCAAGACTGTATGTAATGCGACCGTTCTTTCCACTATCGATGTCTAAAGCGGGCTCAGACACGACGACAAATCTGATGTCTGCCGTCAGCGGAACAGCGACGTCGATAGACGAAGCCTTGAAGGTGGGCGAGTGTTGATTAATTCCAGATAACTGATCACAGCGAGGTCCGTCGTAGTGTGCAGTGCATTGACAGGTATCTGGCCCAATGCACACTCCTGTAGACACATTGCCGCAGTTATTCACCGCTGAGCAGTCGGGTGTACTGCACTCCGGTCCCGTCCATTTGGAATCGCAAGTGCACGTATCTAGAGCAAGACACTTTCCATGGCCTAAAGACGAAAATTATAGAACTTCCCAAAAGAATCTCATTATAATCAGTCGCACCTgaacaaaatttttttgcttcgCACGAAAACTTGCTGCAGTCAGAACCCGCGTAGCTGTACTTGCAGGCACACAAATCAACTTCGATGCAGACTCCGTTGCCAGAGCAATCGCTCTGACCGGAACACGACGCCACGCTGCAGTTCGAGCCCTTATAACCCGCGTAGCACGAACAGTATTTCTTCCCGTTCTGAGCCAGACAGACGCCGTTTCCCGAGCAATCGTCCAACTCCGGACAATCGGTCGGCGTCGCACAGTCGACGCCGGAAAATCCACCGGAGCAAGAGCAGATATTCGGTGCAACGCAATCACCGTTTCCAGAGCAATCTCCGACATTAGTGCACGTCGGAAACGCGCAGCTCGATCCTCCCCAACCGTCCTTGCAGACGCATTTGTCAAAGCTGACGCACGAGCCGTGATTGCTGCAGTAGCCGATGGCTTCGCACGAGTGGCGATCGCAGCTGACTCCCGCCCAGCCGTAGTCGCATTTACACTTGTCGTGATCGATGCATGCTCCGTGGTTCGAGCAATCGCTGATGCGACTGCAGTTGGCTTTCTCGTTACAAGACGAGCCAGTAAACCCGACGGAGCATGCACACACATCGTGAGACTTGCATCGACCTTGAGATGGACTCGTACAGTTGGACACTCCGTAACAAGTTGCTACAAAGCAATTCATTAGATATCGGTTTTCAAAAAACTTATGACACTGTCTGGGATTTGGTTGGCGCCAACATAAAAAGGGGTTCTGAGTAAGCACGTGTGtccaaaaaattttcaaagcATAACATTTTTTGTGTTTTGTAAGAGAAATCTAATTTTAGATCTACGAGCAGGGTGGAGCCCCCAGACCTATTCTAAGTGCCCACTACTGAAGAATTCTGGCTACGTCACTGGTACAAACTGATACTTACATGGTTCGTCACAAAGAATACCGTCCCATCCGAAGTGACACTTGCAGAATCCAGACACGCAATCGCCATTCAAACTAAAGTTTTCACACGATCCTAAAACAATTGTTCTAAGTCATAATCGTGTCAAAGCGAGGATCAAACTAACCGAGATTACAGTCTTCTCCGAACCAACCGGGAAGACAGATGCAGGTGCTATTTACGCAGCGTCCCTTTCCAGAGCATTGCGTAGGACAGCCTAGACTCGTCCATAGGAAACTGAGGAATTTGGCATTTAGATATCATACCCGTTTGATAAGTTTCCTGCTGAGACAAAGTTGTGTCATTCGTAATAGCTACGTCAAATATGCACTCCTGCAAGCGGACGCCGTCGAGACCTTGTTGTTTGCAAAGACTTTCGGCCATCTTTAGTAAGAGGAAATAGTAAAAAGGCACGCGGACGTATGTGACCTCACCATCCTGGTAGAAGAGTCGATATCGTTGATTGAGTAGAGCGGAACGAATCTAGGATCGGTGTAGGAGGAGTCCAACGTGTCGTCTTTGTGAAAATTCGAATGATTCCACGACCACGTGCCATTCAAGCCGGAGCCATCAAACGACTTGGCAATTTTCCCTGCATACCACCCAATCAGAAAAACACAAAACTGAACATAAAACCTTACATGACTTAGCAAAGTCCAACACTTTGGCAGGAACGTAGGTGACACCATCGGATCCCACCAAGTCGTTTGTCACATTTCCGTCCATCAGTCCACACAATCCTTCCGTTGATCGTTTGAACGATGCCACAGGAGCAAAAAGAATGTTGATAAATTGACGCTCCATCGCTGCACTGTACCGGACGTCAACAGACAAAGACACGCCGTTTGCAAattgaaatgaaatcaaAGCTATGCTTTCAGGCGACGACATCAAGGATACTTCAACGTGAACTGCGTCCTTAGCCAAGTTGAGCTTGAGACCATCCGATAAGGACGTCACGATACCGTTgagtctaaaagaaatattATTATCATATCGTTAAATCGTCTGACAAACTTTAGAGTGGGTAAGTCTGAAGGCTTAGGCTGGTGAAGCGTTGAAATGGAAACGACATTCGGACCAGCTTTTATTGCAACGGCGCCAATCAGAGACGCTCTGGCGTACTTGAAGAAACGAGTGTCCACTCCAAAGTCGTTGGCAACGCTCTTGCAATACCAAAATTCGCCAATATCCGTCAAGACCTATAGAAGACAAGTTGTCCAGACAgatacaaaaaattaaaatattcaCTGAACGCGGCATTCTATAGCTGATTTTTAGTAGTAtgtatgggtcggcgataggcAAGTGAGGGTCGGGGACGACTCATGCCTATCCAATAGAACGAATGCCCCGACCCCGCTGTCTACAAGAGTTTAGACCGATAAAAGTTCGAAAAAACGAGCCACTTGTGACTGTGATCTACTGTAAAGTCAGTACAAGGCAACCTTTGCACTGAGGCCCCCTTCTGCGCCTACGAGACCGttaaacgttcaaaaaacGCGCCTCTTTCACGTAGAATACTTTtaaaaagtagaaaaaaaaaacattacgACACATGATACAaaccacacggaagacggtgctatggaggtttatccctATCAGAGGTGCCTCACAGGCGCAGGGAAGGACGCTTTATCGCGTCATCGTGGCTTGAAAGGGCGCCTTCGTTGGATAACGAAAAGCGGACACGTACTATAGAAATGATCCTAGTGAGTACGGTCTTAATCGGAGACATGTTTGTCACGCGACCATGCAGGAAGGCGCAAAATCGTGGGTTGAGCGAATCCAAGCAGCACCGATTCGCGAATCCGAGACTACTACAGTGTCTACAGAAGTTGCTTCATGAACAATCGTACGCATTGGGGAAGCTAACTCGCGATTTTAACGAAACGAGAATTTCTCTTATCAGATCACGTGCACGTCTTACCGACGAAATCTTTCAAAACAAATGGGCTTAGCGACGTAAGTCTTGAAAGAAAACACTATAGGAGTCGCTAAACAATGCCGAGAAGGCTACTTACTTGTCTGACAAAATGTACGGCTCAAGACGATGCAAGAATGCCGCTTTGCTGACCGAATTCTCGCAAAAACGTTCATAAAGATCCCCGAATAGGACGTCActagcaaaaaaattgttaCAGCGTAGCCTAAAAACCGTTTCCTAACTAAAAATCAGCGGCTGCTACCAACTAATCGTTCTGCGACTGTTCAAAATAATCTAAACAGCAGTGTGCCTAAATTTGCTGAAGAAACCTTTACTAGAGTGAACGCTCGCTCGTTCTACAGCCTATTTCCCTGAAACTTTTGTTCGTTCATGTATACTCTGACTTACGTTCCATCCAACACGATGCAGTAATCGGCGCAAACAGTCACCAACTCAGCGAAAAACTCGTATTGCTCCCCCTTTGTTGGCATGTCAGGCATGAGCGCTAGAGCGAATTCGAGATACGCGGCTAGATTGTCTAAAGTCGCATAGGCCACGGCTTCGCGAAACTCCTTTTGACTGCCTGTCACTCCTGAATCCAACCAATGAAGGTCGAAGAGTCCGCAATGCGTTTCCTACTCGCGTACCTACTACCGCTTT is part of the Oscarella lobularis chromosome 6, ooOscLobu1.1, whole genome shotgun sequence genome and encodes:
- the LOC136188400 gene encoding uncharacterized protein; this translates as MKWMTFQIIILLDTTEIAHVIDVKSGDQLGTLDIGYVELVYSTSFFKSLATGGNVSRALAVASQHACGQSFISWNGEVILLGIKNVHVVTLRSWKERLDVLVSENRFLDALALGVAFYRGTAKAVVGVTGSQKEFREAVAYATLDNLAAYLEFALALMPDMPTKGEQYEFFAELVTVCADYCIVLDGTDVLFGDLYERFCENSVSKAAFLHRLEPYILSDKLTSLSPFVLKDFVVRVRFSLSNEGALSSHDDAIKRPSLRLILRERGAFFERLTVLTDIGEFWYCKSVANDFGVDTRFFKYARASLIGAVAIKAGPNVVSISTLHQPKPSDLPTLKLNGIVTSLSDGLKLNLAKDAVHVEVSLMSSPESIALISFQFANGVSLSVDVRYSAAMERQFINILFAPVASFKRSTEGLCGLMDGNVTNDLVGSDGVTYVPAKVLDFAKSWKIAKSFDGSGLNGTWSWNHSNFHKDDTLDSSYTDPRFVPLYSINDIDSSTRMMAESLCKQQGLDGVRLQECIFDVAITNDTTLSQQETYQTGCPTQCSGKGRCVNSTCICLPGWFGEDCNLGSCENFSLNGDCVSGFCKCHFGWDGILCDEPSTCYGVSNCTSPSQGRCKSHDVCACSVGFTGSSCNEKANCSRISDCSNHGACIDHDKCKCDYGWAGVSCDRHSCEAIGYCSNHGSCVSFDKCVCKDGWGGSSCAFPTCTNVGDCSGNGDCVAPNICSCSGGFSGVDCATPTDCPELDDCSGNGVCLAQNGKKYCSCYAGYKGSNCSVASCSGQSDCSGNGVCIEVDLCACKYSYAGSDCSKFSCEAKKFCSGHGKCLALDTCTCDSKWTGPECSTPDCSAVNNCGNVSTGVCIGPDTCQCTAHYDGPRCDQLSGINQHSPTFKASSIDVAVPLTADIRFVVVSEPALDIDSGKNGRITYSLASSDGRHSLFKVDTQTGVIVTAASLRSFVGDVFLFTLSATDSGVPSLTGNLQISLTVTQPNIHCPVFVGLSSSVDVSEMAPIGTNVVRLSAIDKDGKASPNGIVKYSLDALASDRFNIDSQSGLITLARSVGDESYILIVVASDHGQPQCHTREKIDVKVISLNNAPQCIPGSLTTSLPYTTNASSALFTLEATDVDSGAAGRLSYTLTNFQSTSLSRNLFDVVTNDSTGADVILSAKAAWLV
- the LOC136188399 gene encoding protocadherin gamma-A2-like, translated to MQTSDVPGAVTVATVRISVTNVNDNAPEFKQRQYAFLVGEQTKGDDAVLNYYVTDTYTLVIRALDTQNPSLYGQVTVLFFVNKTSAKRPLFDREHYSTTLQENSPDGSSVLSVKALVDGKPSTNVMYSIRSQEFKSGSRANAFTITNSGVLQVANSVQLDYEFVREITVAIVASLTQPVLRTSETIAVISLSDVNDNSPMFSKEVYTPSDVVVGLPRSFSVVNTSAIDADSGSNGEVMYSMEMTQDYFTIDSLTAEVSLAKELDSNAYSSYELQVSAKDGGKPSLTGLATISLTVHCSPTGQCPRISSDASKWIIVGSAAGGGVVLLLVIVIVVVVVVKRNSKHTKPTRYIDRKPASMKATSGVYIVNPAFGPENDKPIFSSDEERVYEKIESGKAADEENEYAKIPSSQRNDIEVLYDAAD
- the LOC136188011 gene encoding NSFL1 cofactor p47-like, coding for MISGPPRKKADPKSMAQAVFDAGKKQGAKTLEDEEREEEMRRQAAAKSNAFRGAGYRLGETEGDTVKIVGEPFTSASKQGQIRQTLRFWQNGFTIDDGPLRDGSTDADRLFLHSVAREMIPQELIAAVQGDEVDLNVEDRRQENYAPPKKTLKAFRGEGHKLGSPVPDVVSSVPEPQAEAPVNPPSSVHVDESQPITAVQIRLGNGPRLVQKFNHSHYIRDIRAVVDSSSPAGSNYVLMTTFPNKELTDEQQTLAEAKLLNAVVVQRYKYYY